The following are encoded in a window of Pristis pectinata isolate sPriPec2 chromosome 1, sPriPec2.1.pri, whole genome shotgun sequence genomic DNA:
- the max gene encoding protein max isoform X2: protein MSDNDDIEVESDADKRAHHNALERKRRDHIKDSFHSLRDSVPSLQGEKASRAQILDKATEYIQYMRRKNHTHQQDIDDLKRQNTLLEQQVRALEKARAAAQLQANFSSSDSSLYTNPKGSAVSAFDGGSDSTSESETEEPQTRKKLRMEAS from the exons GCGGACAAACGAGCACACCACAATGCATTGGAGCGCAAACGCAGAGATCACATTAAAGACAGCTTTCACAGTTTACGTGACTCCGTACCATCACTCCAGGGTGAAAAG GCATCCCGTGCCCAAATCTTAGATAAAGCTACAGAGTATATTCAGTATATGAGGCGGAAAAACCACACACATCAGCAGGACATTGATGACCTGAAGCGACAGAATACTCTGCTTGAGCAGCAAG TACGTGCATTGGAAAAGGCACGAGCAGCTGCTCAGCTACAAGCAAACTTTTCATCCTCTGACAGCAGTTTGTACACCAATCCCAAGGGCAGTGCAGTTTCTGCCTTTGATGGGGGTTCTGACTCAACTTCAGAGTCAGAAACTGAAGAACCCCAGACCAGAAAGAAACTGCGAATGGAGGCAAGCTGA